The Polyangium aurulentum genomic interval GGTGACGTCCTTGCCCTCGCCCGCCATGAAGTCCGACAGCGCGACCACGTGGCCGTAGCGGTAATGCGTGCCGATGAGATCGCTGTCGTTGACGTACATGTCGTAGATGCTCTTGCCCGATTGCATCTGGGTCTGGAGCTTCTCGATGACGTCGCCCTCCTGGATGAGGTCGTGCTTGACCTTGATCCCGGTGATCTCCTCGAAGGCCTTGGCGAGGGTCTTCGACTCGTAGACGTGGGTGTCGATCGTCTCGGAGACGACGTTGATCGTCATGCCGCGGAAGGGCTTGGCGGCCTCGCGGAACCACTTGAGCTCCTCGAGCTGCTTGTCGCGGGTGAGGGTGCTCGGCTTGAGCTCCTGGTCGACCCATTTCTCGGCCGCCTTGACGAGCGCGGACTCGTCGACGGCCGTGGCGGGCGCCGAGCCCCCGCCGGGGGCGCTTTGTTCGGTCTTCTTGGAGCAGGCAAAGAGCGTTGGGCTCAGCGCGAGCAGGGCGAGGGCGGCGAGATTGAGCGTTCTTTTCATGATTATCCCCATCGGCAGAGGGCGAGGAAGAACAGCAGCGAGAGCAGGGTGGCGCCCAGGATCGGGGCCTCGGTGAGGCCAATCCAGGCGAGGTGGATGAAGGCGCTGCCGAGCAGCCCGAGAAAGACCCTGTCGCCGCGCGCGGTGGGCATGGGAAGCAGGCCCTTGCGCGGCGTCGAAGGCGAGAGGACGGCCCACACGGTGAGGGCGGCGATGAGCAGGGCGATCGCGCCGAAGAAGGCCGCGGTGATCGGGGTCCAGGCCATCCACTCCACGGCTCACACCCTCCCCAGGGCGAAGCCCTTGGCGATGTAGTTGCGAATGAACCAGATGACCACCGCCCCCGGGACGAGCGTGAGCACGCCCGCGGCCGAAAGCACGCCCCAATCCATGCCCGCGGCGCTCACCGTGCGCGTCATCGTGGCGGCGATGGGCTTTGCGTCGACCGAGGTCAGCGTGCGCGCGAGGAGCAGCTCGACCCAGCTGAACATGAAGCAAAAGAATGCCGTCACGCCCACGCCCGAGCCGATGAGGGGCAGGAAGATCCGCACGAAGAAGCGCGGAAAACTGTACCCGTCGAGATAGGCGGTCTCGTCGATCTCGCGCGGGATGCCGGACATGAACCCCTCGAGGATCCACACCGCGAGCGGCACCGTGAACAGCATGTGGGCGAGGGCGACGGCCCAGGGCGTGTCGAAGAGGCCGATGCTCGAATAGAGCTGAAAGAAGGGGACGAGAAAGACCGCAGGCGGCGACATGCGGTTCGTGAGCAGCCAGAAGAACAGGTGCGTGTCGCCGAGGAAGCGATAGCGCGAGAACGCGTACGCGGCCGGCAGGGCGACCAGGATGGACAGGGCGGTGTTGATGGTGACGTAGGTGATCGAATTGATGTAGCCGTCGCGCCAGTCGGGGTCGGTGAAGATGACCTCGTAGTTCGCGAACGTGGGGCTGCGCGGGAAGAGCGAGAAGCCGGCGAGCAGCTCCTCGTTCGTCTTCAGCGACATGCAGACGAGCCAGTAGACGGGCACGAGGCTCGCGACGAGGTAGGCGAAGAAGAGCAGGCGGCCCGGGCGCAGAGACTTCATTTGCCTTCCTCCCGGCGGGAGGTGGTCATCGCCGTGTAGAAGATGTAGCTGAAGAGCAGGATCACCAGGAAGTAGACCAGCGAGAACGCGGCCGCGGGGCCGAGGTCGAACTGGCCGACCGCGAAGCGGGTCAAATACTGGCTGAGGAACGTCGTCGCGTTGCCCGGGCCGCCGCCGGTGAGGACGAAGGGCTCGGTGTAGATCATGAAGCTGTCCATGAAGCGGAGCAGCACCGCAATGGTGAGCACGCCCTTCAGCTTGGGCAGCTCGATGTGGCGGAAGATGGCCATGCGCGAGGCGCCGTCGATGCGCGCCGCCTGGTAAAACGCGTCGGGCACGGCGCGCAGGCCGGCGTAGCAGAGCAGGGCCACGAGCGGCGTCCAGTGCCAGACGTCCATCACGAGCACGGTGAGCCACGCGTCGAGCGCGTGGGCCGTGTAGTTGTATTCGATCCCGAGCCCATTGACGGCCACGCCGAGCAGGCCGATGTCGCTGCGCGCGAAGATCTGCCAGATCGTGCCCACCACGTTCCACGGGATGAGCAGCGGCAGGGCGAGGATGACGAGGCCGAGCGAGGCGACGAGGCCGCGCTTCGGCATGAGGCGGGCGAGGGCGATGCCGAAGGGGATCTCGATGGCGAGCACGGCCAGCGAATAGACCATCTGGCGGCCGAGGGCGCCGTGAAGCTCGGGGTCTTTGAGGACCTTGCGGAACCACTCGGCGCCGACGAAGACCCGCTGATCGGGGCCGAGGATGTCCTGCACCGAGTAATTGACCACCGTCATCAGCGGGACGACCGCGCTGAAGGTGACCACCAGGACCACCGGCAGGACGAGCAGCCAGGCGCGTTGGTTCGTGGGTTTGTCCAAGGTCGTTGTCTCTCTCGTTGCCTAGCGGACGGCGTGGCCGTCGGCGAAGAGGGTGATCCATTCCGCCGGCAGCTCGACCCACGCCGCCTCGCCGGGCTCGAAGGCCGCCCCCTCGGGCAGCTTCAATTTGAGGGGCGAGGCGCCGAGCTCGGCCGTCACCAGGCGATGCCGCCCGAGCTCCTCGACGCGGCCGAACGTGACGGGGATGGCGCCGGGGGCCTCGGGCGCGGCGGTGCGCACGAATTCGGGGCGAATGCCGAGCACGAGCGGGCCGCCCGCGGTCCGGGCGCGGGCCGCGACGCCCTCCGGCAAGGGGACGCGGCGATCGGCGAGGACGGCGGCGTCGCCGTCGAGGGTGCACGGCAGGAGGTTCATGCCGGGGCTGCCGATGAAATGGCCGACGAAGACGTGGGCGGGGCGCTCGAACAGCTCCTGCGGGGTGCCGGCCTGCACGACGCGGCCCTCGTTCATGACGATGACCTGATCGGCGAGGGTGAGGGCCTCGATCTGATCGTGCGTCACGTAAACCAGCGTGACGCGCGTGCTCTCGTGCACCTGCTTCAATTTCCTGCGCAAGAGCCAGCGCAATTGCGGGTCGATGACGGTGAGGGGCTCGTCGAGGAGAATGGCGGCGACGTCGCGGCGCACGAGCCCGCGGCCGAGGGAGATCTTCTGCTTGACGTCGGCAGACAGGCCGCGCGCGCGGCGGGGCAGGTCGCCCGTGAGATCGAGCAGGCCCGCGACTTCTTCCACGCGCGCGCGCACCTCGGGGCCGCGCAGGCCGCGGTTGCGCAGGGGAAAGGCGAGGTTGTCGAAGACGGTCATCGTGTCGTAGACGACCGGGAACTGGAAGACCTGCGCGATGTTGCGCGCCTCGGGGGGCCGGGCCGTGACGTCCTCGCCATTGAGCAGGAGGGCGCCCTGGCTCGGGCGCAAGAGGCCGGAGACGATGTTGAGGAGCGTCGTCTTGCCGCAGCCCGAGGGGCCGAGCAGGGCGTAGGCGCCGCCGTCCTCGAGGGTGTGGTCGAGCGGCTTCAAGGCGTAGGACGCCTCGGGGGCGGGGCCTCGCGCATAGCTGTGCGCAATGCCGCGCAGATCAATGCGGGCCATGGGTCTCCGGGGCGACGAGGAGGCGGCCGTCGGTGGCGAAGGCGAAGAGCCGCTGCGGATCGAGGAAGAGGTCGATGGGCGCGCCGAGCGCGTGGCGATGGACGCCCTCGAAGAGCGCGCTCAACGAAGCGCCGCCCGCCGAGGCGTGAAGCAACGTCTCGGAGCCGCCGATCTCCGCGACCTCGACGACCGCCGCGAGGCGCATGTCCGCATCCGAGCCGGGCGATGTGCGGACGTGGTTCGGGCGAACGCCGATGCGGCAAGGCCCGGGGGGCAGGCTCGCGAGGGGGCCCGACAGGCGCAGGCGGCTGCCCGCGAGCATGGCCTCGCCCTCGGGGAGGATCTCGGCGTCGAGCAGGTTCATGGGCGGGTCGCTGAAGACGAGGCCGACGCGCTCGCTCGTCGGGGCGCGGTAGACGTCGAGGGCGGGGCCGCTCTGCAAGAGGCGCCCCTCGTCGAGCACGGCGACGTTGCCGCCGAGGAGAAGGGCCTCGGTGGGCTCGCCGGTCGCGTAGACGACGATCGCGTCCTTGCCGCGGAACAGGCCCCTGATCTCGGTGCGCAGCTCCTCGCGCAGCTTGTAGTCGAGGTTCGCGAGCGGCTCGTCGAGCAGCACGAGGCGCGCTCCTTTGACGAGCGCGCGGGCGATGGCCGTGCGCTGCTGCTGCCCTCCGCTCAGCTCGGCGGGGAGGCGATCGAGGAGCTTGTCGATGCGCAGGCGCGCGGCCGTGTCGCGGACGCGGCGATCGATCTCCTTCGCGTCGAGGCCTTGCACGCGCAGGGGCGAGGCGATGTTGTCGTAGACGCGCAGCGAGGGGTAGTTGACGAACTGCTGGTAGACCATCGCCACGCTGCGGCGGCGGATGTCGGCGCGGGTGATGTCGGCGCCGTCCTCGCGCATGGCGCCGGACGTCGGGCGATCGAGGCTCGCGAGCACGCGCAAGAGCGACGTCTTCCCCGCGCGGGTTCGGCCGAGCACAACGTTGAAGGAGCCGGGCTCGAGCCGTAGAGAAATATGCTCGAGGTGCGTCTCTCCATCGACGATGCGGGTGATCCTGTCGAGCTCGATGCCTGTTGTCATTCTTCGTCCCGCTCGTCCGGGCGCATCCTAAGGGCGTGCGGGGCAGCGCGTCCAGACGCGCGCGCGAGTGTTTAGGACGAACACCTCGGAGGGGCCGCCACGGGGCGACGGCCCTGGAACGGCCTGGGCGATCTATGTAGTATCCGCCGCGGCAGGAGGGGCTGCCGAAGACGAGCGGTCGATGCGGTTGGCTGACGCATCCACCCCGCCGGCATGAAAAGCCGTATCTCCCTCCGAGCCTCGACGCCTGGACCTGGAGCGGAGCATGCACGTTTTTCCGAGGACACGGAAGCTGAGCGCGGTTGTGCTGTTGATTGCGGCGCTCGTGGCGCTCGCCCTTTCGGGCTGCGCCAAGAAGAAGGACAAACTGGTCGTGGGCTTCTCCCAGATGGAGAACGACGGCCCGTGGCGCATCGCCGAGACCAACAGCATGAAGGACGAGGCGAAGAAGCGCGGCGATCGCTTCGAGCTGGTCACGACCGACGCGCAGGGGCAAACCGCCAAGCAGGTCTCCGACGTCGAGGACCTCATCGCGCGCAAGGTCGACGCCATCTTCCTCGCCCCGCGCGAGTTCGAGGGCCTCGCGCCCGCGCTGCAGGCCGCCAAGGCGGCGAAGATCCCGGTCTTCCTCATCGACCGCGAGGCGGCGGGCACGGCGGGCACGGACTACGTGGCGTTCCTCGGCTCGAACTTCATCGAGCAGGGCCGGCGCGCGGGCGAGTGGCTCGCCAAGCAGACCGGCGGCAAGGCCGGCATCGTCGAGCTGACCGGCACGGCGGGCTCGTCGGTGGCGCGCGATCGCTCGGACGGCTTCATGTCCGAGATCAAGAAGCACCCCGACATGAAGGTCGTCGCCTCGCAGACGGGCAACTTCACCCGCGCGCAGGGGCAGAAGGTCATGGAGAACATCATCCAGGCCAAGGGCGCCGAGATCACGGCCGTCTACGCGCACAACGACGAGATGGCGCTCGGCGCGATCCAGGCGCTCAAGGCCGCGGGCCGCAAGCCCGGGCAGGACGTGACCATCGTCTCGATCGACGGCGAGAAGGCCGCGCTCGAGTCGATCGCCGCGGGTGAGCTCGGCGCGAGCGTCGAGTCGAACCCTCGCTTCGGCCCGCTCGCGTTCGACACGCTGGAGAAGCACCTCAAGGGCGAGAAGGTCCCGACCAAGATCATCCTGGAGGACCGCTTCTTCGACAAGTCGAACGCCCAGCAGTTCGTGAACGAGGCGTACTGAGCGACGGGCGCCTCGCCGCGCGGCGAGGCAGCTTTTCTCCTGGAGGACCCGCGATGGCCCAAGAGCCTGCCCTGCTGCGCATGCAGGGAGTCACGAAGCGTTTCTCGGGCGTGACCGCGCTCGACGGCGTCAACCTGACCCTCGAGCGCGGCGAGGTCCACTCGCTCGTCGGCGAGAACGGCGCCGGCAAGTCGACGCTGATCAAGATCATGACCGGCGCCTACACGCGCGACGGTGGCGTCGTGGAGCTCGAAGGCCGCCCCGTCGACTGGCGCACGCCCGCCCAGGCGCAGGCCGAAGGCGTGGTCGCGGTCTACCAGGAGGTCAACCTGCTCGCGTACCGGACCGTGGCCGAGAACATCTACCTCGGCCGCGAGCCGCGGCGCTTCGGCTTCATCGACTGGAAGCGCATGAACGACGAGGCGCGGGACCTGCTCGAGAAGCGGCTTGGTCTGCCCATCGATCCGCGCGCCACGCTCGGGAGCCTGAGCATCGCGCACCGGCAGATGGTGGCCATCGCCCGCGGCGTGTCGCTGAAGGCGAAGGTGCTCGTGCTCGACGAGCCGACGAGCTCGCTCACCGAGCGCGAGGTGGGGATCCTCTTCGACGTCATCCGCAAGCTGAAGGGCGAGGGCGCGGCGGTGGTCTACATCAGCCACCGCATGGACGAGCTGTACGCCGTCTGCGACAGGGTCACGATCCTGCGCGACGGCAAGCTCGTGGACACGCGCCCGCTCGCCGGGCTCGAGCGGCTCGATCTCGTCTGCCTCATGCTCGGCAAGCGGCGCGACGAGGTGCGCACGGGCAGCACGGCGTTCGCGAAGGGCGGCTCGAGCGACGAGGGCGAGGGCAAGGCGGCCCCGGCGCTCTTGCACGCGCAGGGCCTCACGCGCGGACGCAAGCTCCAGGGCGTCAGCGTGGCCGTCGCGCGCGGCGAGATCGTGGGCATGGCGGGCCTGCTCGGATCGGGCCGCACCGAGACGGCGCGGGCGATCTTCGGGCTCGACGCGCTCGACAGCGGCGAGGTGCGGCTCGGCGGCTCCACGCTCGCCTTGCGCTCGCCGCGTGACGCGATCGACGCCGGCCTCGCCCTCCTGCCCGAGGACCGCAAGGGCGAGGGCATCGTGCCGGAGATGTCGGTCGCCGAGAACCTGACGCTCGCGGCGCTGCCCACGCTCACCAAGCTCGGCATTGTCTCGCGCGCGGAGCAGCGCAAGATCGTCGACAAGTTCATGAAGCGCCTGTCGATCAAGGCGTACGGGCCCGAGCAGAAGATCCGCGAGCTGTCCGGCGGCAACCAGCAGAAGGTGCTGCTCGCGCGCTGGCTCTGCAGGAACCCCAAGCTCTTGATCCTCGACGAGCCCACGCGCGGCATCGACATCGGGGCCAAGGGCGACATCCAGATCCTCATCCAGGAGCTCGCCGATGCCGGCCTCGGCGTGCTGATGATCTCGTCCGAGCTCGAGGAGATCGTCGAGGGCAGCGAGCGCGTGCTCGTCATGCGCGACGGTCAGGTCGCCGCCGAGCTGCGCGGCGAGGCCATCTCGCAGAGCGAGATCCTGCGCGCCATGGCCGGCGCAGACAGCGCGACCACGCCGAAGGAGGCGCCTGCGCAATGACGGAGACGACGGCCCCGAGCGCCACGAAAGAGCCCGAGGCGCGCGGGCGGGGCAAGCGCCGCAACGCCCTCGGGCCCACCTACGGCGCCCTCCTCGCGCTCGTCGTGCTCGTCACGGCGAACGCCCTCTTCACGCCCAACTTCGCGAGCGCGAGCAACCTCTGGAACATCCTCCTGCAGGTCTCCACCACCGTGCTCGTCGCCGTCGGCATGACCCTGGTCATGGCCACCGGAGGCATCGATCTGTCGGTCGGCTCGATCATGGCCGTCGCCTCGGCGCTCGGGGCGAGCCTTCTGGGCAGCGGCGTGGGCGTGGCCGTGGCCGCGGGCCTCGCGGCAGGGACCGCGCTCGGCTTGCTCAACGGCGCGCTGGTCAGCGCGTTCCGCATCCAGCCGTTCATCGTCACCCTGGCGCTGCTCATCACCGGGCGGGGCGTCGCGCAGGTGATCAACGAGGGCAAC includes:
- a CDS encoding sugar ABC transporter ATP-binding protein, which encodes MAQEPALLRMQGVTKRFSGVTALDGVNLTLERGEVHSLVGENGAGKSTLIKIMTGAYTRDGGVVELEGRPVDWRTPAQAQAEGVVAVYQEVNLLAYRTVAENIYLGREPRRFGFIDWKRMNDEARDLLEKRLGLPIDPRATLGSLSIAHRQMVAIARGVSLKAKVLVLDEPTSSLTEREVGILFDVIRKLKGEGAAVVYISHRMDELYAVCDRVTILRDGKLVDTRPLAGLERLDLVCLMLGKRRDEVRTGSTAFAKGGSSDEGEGKAAPALLHAQGLTRGRKLQGVSVAVARGEIVGMAGLLGSGRTETARAIFGLDALDSGEVRLGGSTLALRSPRDAIDAGLALLPEDRKGEGIVPEMSVAENLTLAALPTLTKLGIVSRAEQRKIVDKFMKRLSIKAYGPEQKIRELSGGNQQKVLLARWLCRNPKLLILDEPTRGIDIGAKGDIQILIQELADAGLGVLMISSELEEIVEGSERVLVMRDGQVAAELRGEAISQSEILRAMAGADSATTPKEAPAQ
- a CDS encoding DUF2160 domain-containing protein; amino-acid sequence: MAWTPITAAFFGAIALLIAALTVWAVLSPSTPRKGLLPMPTARGDRVFLGLLGSAFIHLAWIGLTEAPILGATLLSLLFFLALCRWG
- a CDS encoding carbohydrate ABC transporter permease, which gives rise to MKSLRPGRLLFFAYLVASLVPVYWLVCMSLKTNEELLAGFSLFPRSPTFANYEVIFTDPDWRDGYINSITYVTINTALSILVALPAAYAFSRYRFLGDTHLFFWLLTNRMSPPAVFLVPFFQLYSSIGLFDTPWAVALAHMLFTVPLAVWILEGFMSGIPREIDETAYLDGYSFPRFFVRIFLPLIGSGVGVTAFFCFMFSWVELLLARTLTSVDAKPIAATMTRTVSAAGMDWGVLSAAGVLTLVPGAVVIWFIRNYIAKGFALGRV
- a CDS encoding carbohydrate ABC transporter permease, with the translated sequence MDKPTNQRAWLLVLPVVLVVTFSAVVPLMTVVNYSVQDILGPDQRVFVGAEWFRKVLKDPELHGALGRQMVYSLAVLAIEIPFGIALARLMPKRGLVASLGLVILALPLLIPWNVVGTIWQIFARSDIGLLGVAVNGLGIEYNYTAHALDAWLTVLVMDVWHWTPLVALLCYAGLRAVPDAFYQAARIDGASRMAIFRHIELPKLKGVLTIAVLLRFMDSFMIYTEPFVLTGGGPGNATTFLSQYLTRFAVGQFDLGPAAAFSLVYFLVILLFSYIFYTAMTTSRREEGK
- a CDS encoding ABC transporter substrate-binding protein, which encodes MHVFPRTRKLSAVVLLIAALVALALSGCAKKKDKLVVGFSQMENDGPWRIAETNSMKDEAKKRGDRFELVTTDAQGQTAKQVSDVEDLIARKVDAIFLAPREFEGLAPALQAAKAAKIPVFLIDREAAGTAGTDYVAFLGSNFIEQGRRAGEWLAKQTGGKAGIVELTGTAGSSVARDRSDGFMSEIKKHPDMKVVASQTGNFTRAQGQKVMENIIQAKGAEITAVYAHNDEMALGAIQALKAAGRKPGQDVTIVSIDGEKAALESIAAGELGASVESNPRFGPLAFDTLEKHLKGEKVPTKIILEDRFFDKSNAQQFVNEAY
- a CDS encoding ABC transporter ATP-binding protein; the encoded protein is MARIDLRGIAHSYARGPAPEASYALKPLDHTLEDGGAYALLGPSGCGKTTLLNIVSGLLRPSQGALLLNGEDVTARPPEARNIAQVFQFPVVYDTMTVFDNLAFPLRNRGLRGPEVRARVEEVAGLLDLTGDLPRRARGLSADVKQKISLGRGLVRRDVAAILLDEPLTVIDPQLRWLLRRKLKQVHESTRVTLVYVTHDQIEALTLADQVIVMNEGRVVQAGTPQELFERPAHVFVGHFIGSPGMNLLPCTLDGDAAVLADRRVPLPEGVAARARTAGGPLVLGIRPEFVRTAAPEAPGAIPVTFGRVEELGRHRLVTAELGASPLKLKLPEGAAFEPGEAAWVELPAEWITLFADGHAVR
- a CDS encoding ABC transporter ATP-binding protein — its product is MTTGIELDRITRIVDGETHLEHISLRLEPGSFNVVLGRTRAGKTSLLRVLASLDRPTSGAMREDGADITRADIRRRSVAMVYQQFVNYPSLRVYDNIASPLRVQGLDAKEIDRRVRDTAARLRIDKLLDRLPAELSGGQQQRTAIARALVKGARLVLLDEPLANLDYKLREELRTEIRGLFRGKDAIVVYATGEPTEALLLGGNVAVLDEGRLLQSGPALDVYRAPTSERVGLVFSDPPMNLLDAEILPEGEAMLAGSRLRLSGPLASLPPGPCRIGVRPNHVRTSPGSDADMRLAAVVEVAEIGGSETLLHASAGGASLSALFEGVHRHALGAPIDLFLDPQRLFAFATDGRLLVAPETHGPH